One genomic segment of Pirellulaceae bacterium includes these proteins:
- a CDS encoding SMP-30/gluconolactonase/LRE family protein, giving the protein MRAALTVGFCMLFVALGLADEKPSDDATEKAVKIPFPAESSIVSSDAKLERLFTRTAELEGGLTEGAAVAPDGSIYFSDIRLGADHGMILRFDPATKKTTVFTENSHKSNGLIFDRRGQLLACEGADEGGRAVTRWNVETGERTVVADRFTGKRFNAPNDLCVDRRGRIYFTDPRYLGEETRELEHRAVYRINNRTGRIVEVTRAVSKPNGIALSPDGRTLYVADHDNGTDKIDPTQPPPKQGAMKIHAFTIDNLGQARDPRVLIDFKEKKGCDGMCVDAKGNIYLTIRDAGRPGVMVLNPAGDEVAFIPTGPEGQSAEDPENPPVGLPSNVEFGIDKEQHTLYITVDTSLYRIALKSPGFHVQY; this is encoded by the coding sequence ATGCGCGCTGCCTTGACTGTCGGATTCTGCATGCTCTTCGTCGCCCTAGGCTTGGCGGATGAAAAACCCAGTGACGATGCGACCGAAAAGGCCGTCAAGATTCCCTTCCCTGCGGAAAGCTCGATCGTCTCGTCCGACGCCAAACTCGAACGGTTGTTCACCCGCACGGCCGAGCTTGAGGGAGGCTTGACGGAAGGAGCCGCCGTCGCACCCGACGGCAGCATCTATTTCTCCGACATCCGCCTTGGTGCCGATCACGGCATGATCTTGCGGTTCGATCCCGCCACTAAGAAGACAACGGTATTTACCGAGAATAGCCATAAGTCCAACGGCTTGATCTTTGACCGCCGCGGCCAGTTGCTTGCCTGTGAAGGTGCGGATGAAGGAGGTCGCGCGGTAACCCGCTGGAATGTGGAGACGGGTGAGCGAACTGTGGTGGCCGACCGGTTTACTGGTAAACGGTTCAATGCCCCCAACGATCTGTGTGTCGATCGACGTGGACGAATCTATTTTACAGACCCACGCTACTTGGGCGAGGAGACGCGCGAACTGGAACACCGAGCGGTGTACCGGATCAACAATCGGACGGGTCGGATTGTCGAAGTGACACGAGCCGTATCCAAACCGAATGGGATCGCGTTGAGCCCGGATGGCCGCACTTTGTACGTTGCCGACCACGACAATGGCACGGATAAAATCGATCCCACGCAGCCGCCGCCCAAGCAGGGCGCGATGAAAATTCACGCCTTCACAATTGACAACCTGGGACAAGCCCGCGACCCTCGAGTCCTCATCGATTTCAAAGAAAAGAAGGGCTGCGATGGAATGTGTGTCGACGCCAAAGGTAACATCTATCTGACGATCCGCGATGCGGGTCGCCCCGGCGTAATGGTTCTCAATCCCGCAGGCGATGAAGTCGCTTTCATCCCCACCGGTCCAGAGGGCCAATCCGCGGAAGACCCCGAAAATCCACCCGTGGGCTTGCCCAGCAACGTCGAGTTTGGCATCGACAAAGAGCAGCACACGCTCTACATCACGGTGGACACCAGTCTCTATCGCATCGCGTTGAAGTCGCCCGGATTCCACGTGCAGTACTAG
- a CDS encoding GTP-binding protein, with protein MDKIGSPPSRSRLPVTVLSGFLGAGKTTLLNHILANREKMRVAVIVNDMSEVNIDAALVRNGDANLSRTEEQLVEMTNGCICCTLREDLLVEVTRLAGEGRFDHLLIESTGISEPMPVAETFTFEDEEGNSLSQIAELDTMVTVVDAGAFMQDFGSWDDLTDRRMGLDDEDDRNIVDLLVDQVEFANVIVINKTDLVSPYDLEQLDQIIRRLNPNAEILHATESCVPLSSILGTGRFQMAEAEGKPEWLAVPRGQEPTETEEYGISSFVYGRHRPFHPKRLAEAFGNDLDEGLFSGVLRSKGLMWIASRHDWAYDWSQAGCSIRMNPAGFWWAAAPEEEWPDDKELIAEIRSNFFGEHGDRHQELVFIGQGLNQQRIERILDRCLLTDLEFAQGPSAWSDLEDPLPPIELATEDIP; from the coding sequence ATGGACAAGATTGGATCACCACCGAGTCGGTCCCGTCTGCCGGTCACGGTGCTGAGCGGCTTTCTCGGAGCGGGCAAGACGACACTGCTGAATCACATTTTGGCTAACCGCGAGAAGATGCGTGTCGCCGTGATCGTCAATGACATGAGCGAGGTCAATATTGACGCGGCCTTGGTACGCAACGGCGATGCGAATCTATCTCGAACAGAAGAACAACTGGTCGAGATGACGAACGGCTGCATTTGCTGCACGTTGCGCGAGGATCTGCTCGTCGAAGTCACGAGGTTGGCGGGTGAAGGCAGGTTCGACCACCTGTTGATCGAGTCGACGGGGATTAGCGAACCGATGCCCGTCGCCGAGACATTCACTTTCGAGGATGAAGAAGGGAATAGTCTGTCGCAAATTGCCGAACTGGACACGATGGTGACGGTCGTCGATGCGGGAGCTTTCATGCAAGATTTCGGCTCATGGGACGATCTGACTGATCGACGGATGGGGCTGGACGACGAGGACGATCGCAACATCGTTGATTTACTGGTGGACCAGGTTGAGTTCGCAAATGTGATTGTCATCAATAAAACGGATCTCGTTTCGCCCTACGACCTGGAGCAATTGGATCAAATCATTCGGCGACTCAATCCGAATGCCGAGATCTTACATGCAACGGAAAGCTGCGTGCCGCTTTCCTCAATTCTGGGCACCGGACGGTTTCAGATGGCCGAGGCAGAAGGAAAGCCGGAGTGGCTGGCGGTGCCGAGGGGGCAGGAGCCAACTGAGACGGAGGAGTACGGCATTTCCAGCTTTGTCTATGGTCGCCACCGTCCTTTCCATCCGAAGCGTCTGGCCGAGGCATTCGGGAATGATCTGGATGAAGGGCTGTTTTCAGGTGTTCTGCGAAGCAAGGGTTTGATGTGGATCGCATCTCGCCATGACTGGGCATACGACTGGTCGCAGGCGGGTTGTTCGATACGCATGAATCCGGCTGGATTCTGGTGGGCGGCAGCTCCAGAAGAGGAATGGCCGGACGACAAGGAACTGATTGCGGAAATCCGCTCCAATTTCTTCGGTGAGCATGGGGATCGCCATCAGGAGCTGGTGTTCATTGGGCAAGGACTGAACCAGCAACGCATCGAGAGAATCCTGGATCGCTGTTTGTTGACCGATCTCGAGTTCGCTCAGGGCCCCAGTGCCTGGTCGGATCTTGAAGATCCTTTACCACCAATCGAACTCGCAACCGAGGATATCCCCTGA
- a CDS encoding NAD(P)-binding domain-containing protein: MKTPTNAEAYDVVIVGGGAAGVGVAIALRHAGIENFVLLERHTVGASFASWPAETRFITPSFPSNSVGMLDLNSIGIGISPAFSLEVEHPTGDEYAAHLRGVAKFFELPIQENTDVKRITKVDENFRVDTADETLRARHIIWAAGEFQYPRLNGFIGTELCRHTATIPSYEELEGDDFIIVGGYESGVDAAYHLAYRDKRVRLFDKGCPWKDESSDPSVALSTYSQERMREEWFEEHVELFPQTTIKSVARVDEMYEVKTQDGRCFQSTVPPLLAGGFEGSHKLVADLFERRDDGFPLLSEQDESTIVPSVFLCGPAVRHDNHVFCFIYKYRQRFAVVAKAIATSLGLPADELEKYRQWGMYLDDLSCCGEECAAC; encoded by the coding sequence ATGAAGACCCCAACGAATGCCGAAGCCTATGATGTCGTTATCGTCGGCGGTGGCGCCGCGGGTGTGGGCGTTGCAATCGCCCTCAGGCATGCGGGCATTGAGAACTTCGTTTTGCTTGAGCGACACACGGTCGGAGCGTCATTCGCCTCATGGCCGGCCGAGACTCGATTCATCACTCCCTCATTTCCGAGCAATTCGGTTGGCATGCTCGATCTGAACTCGATCGGGATTGGTATTTCGCCCGCGTTCAGCTTAGAGGTTGAGCATCCGACGGGCGACGAATACGCGGCGCACTTAAGGGGAGTCGCGAAGTTTTTCGAGTTACCGATACAAGAGAACACCGACGTGAAACGAATCACGAAAGTCGACGAGAACTTTCGCGTCGACACGGCTGACGAAACCTTGCGAGCCCGGCATATTATTTGGGCCGCCGGCGAGTTCCAATACCCTCGTTTGAATGGATTTATTGGCACCGAACTCTGTCGACACACTGCAACAATTCCCAGCTACGAAGAACTTGAGGGAGACGACTTCATCATTGTCGGTGGCTACGAAAGTGGTGTCGATGCGGCATACCACTTGGCGTATCGCGACAAACGGGTGCGGTTGTTCGACAAAGGCTGTCCGTGGAAAGACGAAAGTTCCGATCCGAGTGTCGCGCTGTCGACGTATTCGCAGGAACGGATGCGGGAAGAGTGGTTTGAGGAGCACGTGGAGCTATTTCCACAAACGACGATCAAATCCGTTGCTCGCGTGGACGAGATGTATGAAGTCAAAACGCAGGACGGACGGTGTTTTCAATCCACCGTACCGCCCCTGTTGGCAGGCGGATTTGAAGGAAGCCACAAGCTGGTCGCGGATTTGTTCGAACGGCGCGACGATGGCTTTCCGCTTTTGAGCGAACAGGATGAGTCGACCATCGTGCCGAGCGTGTTTCTCTGCGGCCCTGCTGTTCGTCATGACAATCACGTCTTTTGCTTTATCTACAAGTATCGCCAACGTTTCGCCGTCGTCGCAAAAGCAATTGCCACCTCGCTGGGGCTACCAGCGGATGAGCTAGAGAAATATCGCCAATGGGGCATGTACCTGGACGATCTCTCCTGCTGTGGGGAGGAGTGCGCAGCATGTTGA
- a CDS encoding DUF1501 domain-containing protein: MIASRRSPRDGHQEGRTSSGSNPSPHPCTPRINQDVGRDHWPDCFSAVLVAGGNRAGYVHTCTLPTYLKPSTARGIRATSTRCDRDWCPP; the protein is encoded by the coding sequence GTGATCGCCTCGAGACGGTCACCAAGAGACGGTCACCAAGAAGGGCGAACGTCCTCTGGGTCAAACCCGAGTCCCCACCCGTGTACGCCCCGGATCAACCAGGATGTAGGGCGCGATCATTGGCCCGACTGTTTTTCAGCGGTCCTTGTTGCTGGTGGTAATCGCGCGGGTTACGTTCATACATGCACCTTACCGACCTATCTCAAACCTAGTACTGCACGTGGAATCCGGGCGACTTCAACGCGATGCGATAGAGACTGGTGTCCACCGTGA
- a CDS encoding arylsulfatase — protein MRLRFPLPLVILFGFCSIALADKPNIVFILADDLGIGDIGCYGDDHCLIDTPNIDALAAGGLRFTDAHPSASVCGPTRRALMTGRYPWRFGKAVNSGPWGFVGPKPNTENSTLGKLLKRSGYRTGYVGKWHLGTTMATLDGKFQGLANVDFSQTLKYGPVQFGFDESFILPGSLDMYPYAFARNNVWQGEVTVQKGWSAFNRVGPAEKDFQDHEVLETFYAEAESFIGKQTKETPFFLFLALTAPHTPTCPGVHWRGKSSLGVYGDFVMEVDHSVERVINALRKKGLDQNTLVLFSSDHGPAPYAGNILEATPGQIQNLEANGHYPSGPHRGYKFSVYEGGLRVPLIANWPGVIESGLSCDALIGLNDLMATFADLADLNTGNDEAPDSISFAKLLRNPSAIGTRQNLLMESVTSFVIRDGNWKLCLCPGSGVNTKSPNAAGNDPMPEVAWRRALDAFEGKPRDADLLRPPFVQLFDLAHDPHEDSNLAAEHPQQVNKMVAILKKQIENGRSTPGPKLRNDKNIKLVNIKDQRLPTVVRERIK, from the coding sequence ATGCGACTCCGCTTCCCTCTCCCCCTGGTGATCCTATTTGGTTTTTGTTCGATCGCATTGGCTGACAAGCCCAACATTGTTTTTATCCTCGCCGATGATCTCGGAATCGGTGACATCGGTTGCTACGGCGACGACCACTGCTTGATCGACACACCGAACATCGATGCGTTGGCGGCGGGCGGATTGCGTTTCACTGACGCCCACCCGAGTGCTTCGGTTTGTGGGCCGACGCGGCGAGCATTGATGACGGGACGGTATCCGTGGCGTTTTGGAAAGGCGGTCAATAGTGGCCCGTGGGGGTTTGTGGGCCCCAAGCCCAATACGGAGAATTCAACGCTCGGAAAACTGCTGAAGCGATCCGGTTATCGAACTGGTTACGTCGGCAAATGGCATCTTGGCACGACAATGGCCACGCTGGACGGAAAGTTTCAGGGCCTCGCCAATGTTGATTTCAGCCAAACGCTGAAATACGGACCAGTGCAGTTTGGGTTTGATGAGAGTTTTATCCTGCCGGGTTCACTCGATATGTATCCATACGCCTTCGCGCGAAACAATGTTTGGCAGGGCGAAGTAACTGTGCAAAAGGGCTGGAGCGCCTTCAACCGCGTCGGTCCAGCGGAAAAAGATTTTCAGGACCACGAAGTGTTAGAAACTTTCTACGCCGAAGCCGAATCCTTTATCGGAAAGCAAACGAAGGAGACACCGTTTTTCCTCTTCTTGGCGCTTACGGCTCCTCACACGCCGACATGTCCCGGAGTCCATTGGCGTGGCAAAAGCAGCTTGGGTGTGTATGGCGATTTTGTGATGGAAGTTGATCACTCCGTCGAGCGGGTGATCAACGCACTGAGGAAAAAGGGGCTGGATCAAAATACCTTGGTCCTGTTTTCCTCGGATCATGGCCCGGCTCCGTACGCCGGCAATATCCTCGAAGCAACACCCGGTCAGATTCAAAACCTCGAAGCCAACGGGCACTATCCCAGCGGTCCTCACCGCGGTTACAAGTTTTCTGTTTACGAAGGAGGATTGCGAGTTCCTTTGATTGCCAATTGGCCAGGTGTCATTGAATCCGGATTATCCTGTGACGCTTTGATTGGTTTGAATGATCTCATGGCCACCTTTGCGGATCTGGCCGATCTCAACACAGGTAATGATGAAGCGCCGGACTCAATCAGTTTTGCGAAACTCTTGCGCAACCCGTCTGCCATTGGCACTCGACAAAATTTATTGATGGAATCCGTTACGTCGTTTGTCATTCGTGACGGCAATTGGAAGTTGTGCCTTTGCCCTGGAAGTGGCGTTAACACAAAGTCACCTAACGCCGCCGGAAACGATCCGATGCCGGAAGTTGCGTGGCGGAGAGCCCTCGATGCGTTTGAGGGCAAGCCGCGAGACGCGGATCTTTTGCGGCCGCCGTTTGTGCAGCTTTTCGACCTCGCGCATGATCCGCACGAGGACAGCAACCTCGCCGCGGAGCATCCTCAGCAGGTCAACAAAATGGTTGCGATTCTGAAAAAGCAGATCGAAAATGGCCGCAGTACACCCGGACCGAAGCTGAGGAACGATAAAAACATCAAACTGGTGAACATCAAGGATCAACGCCTGCCAACTGTGGTGCGCGAGCGGATTAAATGA
- a CDS encoding DUF1501 domain-containing protein, with product MNRRTFLKSSSLTTATLAAAPALGAPIVPLGKAEHCVMLWLGGGMSQIDTFDPKLSGDAKANKPGSYYKAIDTSVPGVKICQHLPKTAKLMERVTAVRSLHHDVVDEHAAATNRMHTGRKTSGTVTYPSLGSIVAQRRGPLTEGFPAYMVLGYPNIVRGPGFLGPEAGFVYTTDLKSGPAGLARSKWLTARRVARREALLREVRKGGTRRFSNDQTFNAYDSAVRESLRLSGPEFMKVFNLDSEPSDLRNAYGSEFGQRCLLARRLFQAGVRFVEISYSDNFKNGTGWDTHNEGQLNQHLLIKDLDDALSTLMNDLEQNQLLKKTIIIVNSEFGRPGSFDSGGGRGHHSKCFTNVIAGGGLNHTGAYGVSDKFAESIVDSPVSVPDFFATILATLQIDPSENLYDGDRPVPITDGGKPIAKLMA from the coding sequence ATGAATCGACGAACGTTCCTCAAATCATCAAGCCTGACCACAGCGACCTTAGCAGCTGCACCGGCTCTCGGGGCACCGATTGTTCCCTTGGGAAAGGCAGAGCATTGCGTGATGCTTTGGCTTGGAGGTGGCATGTCCCAAATTGATACGTTTGATCCGAAATTGTCAGGGGATGCAAAGGCAAACAAGCCAGGTAGCTATTACAAAGCGATTGATACTTCTGTGCCAGGGGTAAAGATATGTCAGCATTTACCCAAGACCGCAAAGTTAATGGAACGAGTTACCGCGGTTCGATCGTTGCACCACGATGTGGTAGATGAACATGCAGCGGCGACTAACCGAATGCATACGGGCCGAAAAACTTCGGGGACGGTAACGTATCCTTCACTGGGTTCAATTGTGGCACAGAGGCGAGGGCCACTAACTGAAGGTTTCCCAGCCTATATGGTGCTCGGTTATCCAAACATTGTGCGTGGCCCAGGTTTTCTTGGACCCGAAGCGGGGTTCGTTTACACCACAGATCTGAAGTCTGGCCCGGCCGGATTAGCGCGATCCAAATGGTTGACCGCCAGGAGAGTTGCTCGTCGAGAAGCGTTGCTTCGTGAGGTCCGAAAAGGCGGAACCAGGCGATTCAGTAATGATCAGACATTCAACGCATACGATTCTGCAGTTCGAGAAAGTTTAAGGTTGTCGGGGCCCGAATTCATGAAGGTGTTCAACCTCGACTCCGAGCCGAGTGATTTGCGAAACGCTTATGGGAGTGAGTTTGGGCAGCGATGTTTGTTGGCACGAAGGCTTTTTCAAGCAGGTGTGCGATTTGTCGAAATCTCTTACAGCGATAATTTCAAAAATGGTACCGGTTGGGATACACACAATGAAGGACAGCTCAACCAACACTTGCTAATTAAAGACCTGGATGATGCGCTATCGACATTGATGAATGACCTTGAGCAAAATCAATTGCTCAAGAAAACGATCATCATTGTAAATTCTGAGTTTGGTCGCCCGGGAAGTTTTGATTCCGGTGGGGGTCGCGGTCACCATTCGAAGTGTTTTACCAATGTTATCGCCGGCGGTGGACTCAATCATACAGGTGCGTACGGAGTTAGCGACAAATTCGCAGAATCAATCGTCGATAGTCCAGTCAGCGTACCCGACTTTTTTGCGACAATCCTTGCCACCCTCCAGATTGATCCCAGCGAAAATCTTTACGACGGTGATCGACCCGTACCTATCACCGACGGCGGAAAGCCGATTGCAAAGTTAATGGCTTGA
- a CDS encoding carbonic anhydrase has product MPSKTDCESDERLSLKEVRRLFDKHDFRHLIVCGHLGSGVIRYWLQPAPAGVADTGGLRSRFENGTRRLVDNNYSPGSTSERLELLIFEHVLCQIENLLTHPFLIERVRMGKTSLYGWVIDDESARIYGYRPDESAFVII; this is encoded by the coding sequence ATGCCGTCCAAAACGGATTGCGAAAGTGATGAAAGACTTTCCCTGAAAGAGGTCAGGCGACTATTTGACAAACATGATTTTCGCCATTTAATCGTCTGCGGCCATTTGGGCTCTGGAGTCATCCGCTATTGGCTTCAGCCTGCACCAGCGGGCGTCGCTGATACCGGTGGACTCAGAAGCAGGTTCGAAAACGGGACGCGTCGACTGGTGGACAACAATTACTCCCCAGGATCCACCTCGGAACGGCTTGAACTACTGATTTTTGAGCACGTCCTTTGCCAGATCGAAAACTTGCTTACCCACCCCTTTCTCATTGAACGAGTACGAATGGGTAAGACCTCGCTGTATGGTTGGGTTATTGACGATGAATCGGCTCGTATTTATGGTTACCGCCCCGACGAGTCAGCTTTCGTGATCATTTAG
- a CDS encoding protease complex subunit PrcB family protein, producing the protein MKKALLIYPAVAVCFAAVAVTSRADEQPRFRGYSSGVTKPGEQVIDNRKAWQKVWKEVHKTVNPQPKLPPVDFTQQVVLAVFMGQQNTGGYQIKITSVKETDKAVVVSVRTTSPPPDSFTTQALTQPYELLVVKKPTKPVKFVISGKAK; encoded by the coding sequence ATGAAAAAAGCTCTGCTAATTTATCCCGCTGTTGCTGTCTGTTTCGCCGCTGTGGCGGTTACGTCCCGCGCAGATGAGCAACCGAGGTTCCGTGGATACTCCTCGGGAGTGACGAAGCCCGGAGAGCAGGTCATCGACAACCGTAAGGCGTGGCAAAAGGTCTGGAAAGAAGTGCACAAGACGGTAAATCCGCAGCCAAAGCTGCCGCCGGTGGACTTTACGCAGCAAGTCGTATTGGCTGTTTTCATGGGACAGCAAAACACCGGTGGCTATCAGATTAAAATCACAAGTGTCAAGGAGACCGATAAAGCGGTCGTTGTTTCTGTGCGAACGACAAGCCCTCCACCCGACAGTTTCACGACCCAAGCGTTGACGCAACCTTATGAATTACTGGTCGTCAAGAAGCCCACAAAGCCAGTGAAGTTTGTGATCAGCGGGAAGGCAAAGTAA
- a CDS encoding PQQ-binding-like beta-propeller repeat protein, which yields MSRKFVLQLAVASCLFLVHRSATASDWPMYRCDAGRRGVTQGSLPENLSLAWVRELPKLAPAFKDDRLQFDAGYEPVVANGHMLIASSRTDSVKAYETKTGKQLWCFYTDGPVRFAPAISGGLACFGSDDGCLYCVELATGKLRWKHRAAPSQRRLLGNRRLVSVWPIRGGPVVADGNVYFAAGVWPFEGIFVYAIDMETGKVLWRNDRLGFLFGQQPHNTKAIGGLAPQGYLVVHGDELVVPCSNAYPARLNLHTGEMIEFELPKAGRLPGGWFAAIDPDKARAIRRGQLTFDEVINRHRHEDKVNAASGGVKGLSREIRIGNATLKFDDSRADVDGTIHSMIYADEALFLATGDGRIMCFRENNQLVPRTPVTWETERTRFTAPDDAMAKAAMVVKSSSSRYGIAMVVGLSDGNLTKALIESSDYHVIVFDDNRERVDQFRHELDAAGLSGVRTAVIHTDLKNLRLPPYITTTLISEKSDIDFQTLLQTLRPFGGIAVGGHVTKADLKEVELGNFSIQPKSIGDFALVRREGPLPGATQYSGDFSASKDQLVRFPLGVLWFDDALAHFKRSPQPVFDRDTMISRPKNWDVPRHEKSNKIDYPLLPPVFSDIYTGRILDQSERPDLRTRLDPSSPSKLEPSQYRRPGQARSTRPGRLIAGERINPLTGKSEPRAFPKTYGCDGGVDYGDFYTLRSGTAAYYDKTIESGTVFLSGPRSGCTNSIIPSGGLLNVPYYYDGCTCSYPLPAAMSLIAMPQSHEQWSSWGPGKLEPGTIQRIGINFGAPGDRMTRDGTLWLDYPSVGGPSPEVNIETTTSANYRYQHSVWMQSSGPRPWVTASMAEGLGRLVIKHLKPGEYLLRLYFAEPDELAPKQRLQDIKLQGRYVLRDFDIANEAGGVMRGITKEFSKIQVAHDLTLELAAANDNTIISGIELIRQD from the coding sequence ATGAGTCGTAAGTTCGTTCTGCAGCTCGCTGTCGCTTCATGCTTGTTTCTTGTGCATCGATCAGCGACTGCCAGTGATTGGCCAATGTATCGCTGCGACGCCGGGCGTCGTGGTGTCACGCAGGGCAGTCTCCCAGAGAACTTGTCCCTCGCTTGGGTTCGCGAGTTGCCGAAGTTGGCTCCTGCGTTTAAGGATGACCGGTTGCAGTTCGATGCGGGCTACGAGCCGGTCGTCGCAAACGGGCATATGCTCATTGCTTCCTCACGTACCGATTCGGTGAAGGCGTACGAAACGAAGACGGGAAAACAGCTCTGGTGTTTTTATACAGATGGCCCTGTTCGATTCGCGCCAGCCATTTCGGGGGGCCTTGCCTGTTTCGGTTCCGACGACGGTTGTTTGTATTGCGTCGAGCTGGCGACGGGCAAACTTCGTTGGAAACATCGGGCAGCGCCCAGCCAGCGCCGTTTGCTTGGCAATAGACGCCTGGTTTCAGTTTGGCCCATTCGTGGTGGCCCGGTTGTGGCCGATGGCAACGTTTATTTCGCCGCCGGTGTATGGCCATTCGAGGGCATCTTTGTTTACGCCATAGATATGGAAACCGGAAAAGTTCTCTGGCGTAACGATCGCCTTGGTTTTCTATTCGGCCAGCAACCTCATAACACCAAGGCGATCGGCGGTCTGGCTCCCCAGGGATACCTCGTCGTTCATGGTGACGAGCTGGTTGTCCCGTGCTCAAATGCATACCCGGCCCGGTTGAATCTGCATACCGGCGAAATGATCGAATTCGAATTGCCGAAAGCTGGAAGGCTTCCCGGCGGATGGTTCGCGGCCATCGATCCGGACAAAGCGCGAGCAATAAGACGGGGACAGTTGACTTTCGACGAAGTCATCAATCGCCACAGGCACGAAGACAAGGTTAACGCAGCCAGCGGCGGTGTAAAGGGATTGAGCCGCGAGATTCGTATCGGTAACGCGACATTGAAATTTGATGATTCGCGAGCGGACGTTGATGGAACGATCCATTCGATGATCTACGCAGACGAGGCCCTGTTCCTTGCGACAGGGGACGGTCGCATCATGTGTTTTCGCGAGAATAATCAGCTTGTGCCCCGCACGCCCGTGACATGGGAAACGGAACGAACTCGATTCACAGCGCCGGATGATGCCATGGCGAAAGCTGCGATGGTCGTAAAGAGTTCATCCAGCCGATATGGAATAGCGATGGTGGTCGGTTTGTCGGATGGCAATTTGACGAAAGCACTTATCGAATCCTCTGACTATCACGTTATTGTTTTCGATGACAATCGCGAGCGGGTCGATCAATTTCGCCACGAACTGGATGCAGCAGGCCTGTCTGGTGTTCGAACTGCCGTCATTCACACAGATTTGAAGAATCTCCGCTTACCGCCCTACATTACAACGACTCTGATTAGCGAGAAATCCGATATCGATTTTCAAACATTGCTGCAAACACTTCGTCCATTCGGGGGCATCGCAGTGGGAGGGCATGTTACGAAGGCTGATCTGAAAGAGGTTGAACTCGGTAACTTTTCAATCCAACCCAAGTCCATTGGAGATTTCGCTTTGGTGAGGCGCGAGGGACCATTGCCCGGGGCGACTCAATACTCGGGAGATTTCTCAGCCAGCAAAGATCAGTTGGTACGGTTCCCGCTGGGCGTCCTGTGGTTTGACGATGCGCTGGCACACTTCAAACGTTCGCCCCAACCGGTTTTCGACCGCGACACAATGATTTCAAGACCGAAAAATTGGGACGTACCGCGGCACGAGAAGAGTAACAAAATCGATTATCCGCTGCTGCCGCCAGTTTTCTCGGACATTTATACTGGCCGCATCCTGGATCAATCAGAACGCCCAGACTTGCGAACGCGATTGGATCCGAGTTCGCCATCGAAGCTCGAACCCAGTCAGTATCGAAGGCCGGGACAGGCCAGATCGACGAGGCCGGGGCGATTGATTGCAGGAGAGAGGATCAATCCACTCACGGGTAAGTCCGAGCCTCGTGCATTTCCCAAGACGTATGGCTGCGATGGAGGTGTAGACTATGGTGATTTCTATACACTGCGGAGCGGTACCGCGGCATATTATGATAAGACGATCGAAAGCGGAACGGTCTTTTTGAGCGGCCCCAGAAGCGGCTGTACCAACAGTATCATCCCATCCGGTGGTCTATTAAATGTCCCGTACTATTATGATGGCTGCACATGCAGCTATCCGCTGCCCGCGGCCATGTCGCTGATCGCGATGCCGCAAAGCCACGAGCAATGGTCGTCGTGGGGTCCAGGTAAACTTGAACCGGGCACGATTCAGCGGATCGGAATAAACTTTGGTGCGCCGGGCGATCGGATGACGCGTGACGGCACGCTTTGGCTGGACTATCCATCCGTCGGCGGGCCCTCTCCTGAGGTCAATATCGAGACCACAACATCCGCGAATTATCGCTATCAACACAGCGTTTGGATGCAAAGCTCTGGGCCGCGACCGTGGGTGACTGCGTCCATGGCCGAGGGGCTGGGGCGACTCGTCATCAAGCACCTCAAACCCGGAGAGTATCTGCTGCGCCTTTACTTCGCCGAGCCCGATGAACTTGCCCCGAAGCAGCGTTTGCAGGACATTAAACTTCAAGGACGCTACGTGCTCCGAGATTTCGATATTGCCAACGAGGCCGGCGGCGTCATGAGAGGAATCACAAAAGAGTTTTCAAAGATTCAAGTCGCCCACGATCTGACGTTGGAACTCGCCGCCGCAAACGATAACACAATTATCAGCGGGATCGAACTAATACGTCAGGACTAG